One segment of Panicum virgatum strain AP13 chromosome 1K, P.virgatum_v5, whole genome shotgun sequence DNA contains the following:
- the LOC120701543 gene encoding probable sodium/metabolite cotransporter BASS3, chloroplastic: MAAAASCSRPPFSPAASLHHQPHDSRRCGFSPLPSPPPPPQRALLWRRPRRLAPTTFCSAPSLPRLGRVGWPRREGNAWLLSFRGDTAAAPGPALGVGDPSKALSALLPLVVAATAVAALGNPATFSWVSKDYYAPALGGIMLSIGIKLSVDDFALAFKRPVPLSIGYAAQYVLKPLLGVMVAKVFRMPSAFFAGFMLTCCVSGAQLSSYASFLSKGDVALSILLTSCSTISSVVVTPVLTGLLIGSVVPVDGIAMAKSILQVVLVPVTLGLLLNTYAKGVVNVIQPAMPFVAMVCTSLCIGSPLAINRSKILSPEGFFLLLPIVAFHIVSFVAGYWVSKLPQWRQEEPVCRTISVCTGMQSSTLAGLLATQFLGTSQAVPAACSVVIMAIFGLTLASYWGNGSRIRDVAGGFLPQATAAVSP; the protein is encoded by the exons atggctgccgccgcctcctgctcccgcCCGCCCTTCAGCCCCGCCGCGTCTCTACACCACCAACCCCACGACTCCCGCCGCTGCGGCTTCtccccgctgccgtcgccgccgccgccgccgcagcgagcGCTCctctggcggcggccgcggcggctggcGCCCACCACGTTCTGCTCCGCTCCGTCGCTGCCCCGCCTGGGACGCGTCGGCTGGCCGCGCAGGGAGGGGAACGCCTGGCTGCTCTCGTTCCGCGGCGacaccgccgcggcgccgggccCCGCGCTGGGGGTGGGGGACCCCTCGAAGGCGCTCTCCGCGCTGCTCCCGCTtgtcgtcgccgccaccgccgtcgcggcGCTCGGGAACCCCGCCACCTTCTCCTG GGTCTCAAAGGATTACTACGCGCCGGCGCTCGGGGGCATCATGCTGTCCATTGGCATCAAGCTCTCCGTCGACGACTTCGCTCTCGCCTTCAAgag GCCTGTGCCACTCTCCATTGGTTATGCCGCACAGTACGTGCTCAAGCCACTACTGGGCGTGATGGTTGCAAAGGTATTCAGGATGCCATCAGCATTCTTCGCGGGCTTCATGCTTACTTGCTGCGTCTCAGGCGCTCAGCTGTCAAGCTATGCAAGCTTCCTCAGCAAAGGGGATGTGGCCTTGAGCATTTTATTGACAAGTTGCTCAACAATATCTTCGGTGGTCGTGACACCTGTTCTCACCGGATTGTTGATCGGTTCAGTGGTCCCGGTTGATGGAATTGCGATGGCAAAATCTATTCTTCAG GTGGTGCTTGTTCCTGTGACGCTAGGCCTTCTCCTGAATACCTATGCAAAGGGAGTTGTGAATGTAATACAACCAGCAATGCCATTTGTTGCTATGGTGTGCACATCTCTGTGTATTGGCAGCCCACTTGCTATCAATAGGAGCAAGATCCTCTCTCCAGAAGGATTCTTCTTACTTCTCCCCATAGTTGCTTTCCACATTGTTTCATTTGTTGCGGGTTACTGGGTCTCCAAGTTGCCACAATGGAG GCAAGAAGAGCCTGTTTGCAGGACAATTTCCGTTTGTACTGGGATGCAGAGCTCCACCCTTGCTGGACTTCTTGCGACACAATTTCTCGGAACCAGTCAAGCAGTTCCTGCGGCATGTTCTGTTGTCATCATGGCCATTTTTGGTTTGACTCTTGCATCATACTGGGGTAATGGCTCGCGAATAAGAGATGTTGCTGGGGGATTTTTACCACAAGCCACCGCAGCTGTGAGCCCGTGA
- the LOC120701555 gene encoding type II inositol polyphosphate 5-phosphatase 15-like, giving the protein MADPGGATNPFASPSPAAASSSWDDLPDDFFLSASVSSPSAAPAPIPSASPRPAATPAPHRSASLPPASTPAPAPASASGSFSDSPRRRVPPPSHHPQPQPQPQPPHLLHPSYSLPAYPAAPSRSAAAVWPPPPGPHHAGSLPEFAAAPASRAHRPPARAALRADHPPPLELRPRPPRESQVRAALRALACCRDHAPCGGGPRLWAAGEAGVRVWDLADAFRTPPARQRWGDEAAAPFRESRRTPAALCLEADPGRGVVWSGHEDGRIMGWTADPGPNVGECLAWEAHSGPVFALTVSPYGDLWSGSEGGVIKVWYGEAIEKSLVSQREEKRKTSFLVERSSIDLRDMVSDGGACPLPAVDVKLLLSDNSRSKVWSAGYLSFALWDSHTKELLKVFNIDGQVDTRFDILSSQDPYSYETKQTLFSSPRKEKTRSPVGFLQRSRNAFLGAADAVRRVAVKAGFGDDTRRIEAFTMSADGMIWTGSANGSLAQWDGSGNRLREFMYHSSSVQCICNFRTRLWVGYMDGNIQLLDLEGNLLGGWIAHNSPILSIAVGGSYIFTLAGHGGIRGWNLSSPGPLDSILLSELIEKDVSYKSFEYMKVLVGSWNVGQEKASYESLRAWLKLPTPEVGVVVVGLQEVDMGAGFLAMSAAKETVGLEGSPNGEWWLDVIGQILKGHSFVRVGSRQMAGLIIAVWVRINLKQFIGDIDNAAVACGLGRAIGNKGAVGLRMRIHDRSICFINCHFAAHMEAVSRRNEDFDHVFRSMTFSSPSNGLLTTSVSGSAAQPLRGENGSRLPELSDTDMIVFLGDFNYRLSDISYDEAMGLVSRRRFDRLRENDQLRAEMRYGRVFQGLREGEFKYPPTYKFDKHIAGLSGYDSSEKKRIPAWCDRILYRDSRASSNIECSLECPVVGSISMYDSCMEATDSDHKPVKCVFNLDVAHVDKQTLRQKYGEIMTSNKKVLYLLQGLEAFPEVNISTNDIILQDQNLSVVKLQNRSTKELACFEIIGQTPNSSGTPFSGFPSWLKVSPAVGVIFPGQSVEVTLQHGQLRSQDYLTSTSGSSPGAGQEKDATLLVMVMVTGVYSTAVRDHKIHVQHRSRRDAFPSRGYNFADRFFG; this is encoded by the exons ATGGCGGATCCCGGCGGCGCCACCAACCCCTTCGCTTCCccgtcccccgccgccgcctcctcgtcgtgGGACGACCTCCCCGACGACTTCTTCCTCTCCGCCTCCGTCTCCTCCCCTTCCGCTGCCCCCGCCCCCATCCcctccgcctcgcctcgccccgcTGCTACCCCCGCGCCCCACCGAtccgcctctctccctcccgcctccacccccgcccccgcccccgcctcggcctccggtTCATTCTCCGattccccgcgccgccgcgtgccgccgccgtcgcaccacccacagccgcagccgcagccgcagccgccgcatcTCCTCCACCCCAGCTACTCCCTCCCCGCCTACCCCGCCGCGCcctcccgctccgccgccgccgtctggcCCCCGCCCCCGGGGCCGCACCACGCGGGCTCCCTCCCGGagttcgccgccgccccggcctcccgcgcgcaccgcccgcccgcgcgcgccgcgctgcGCGCCGACCACCCGCCCCCGCTCGagctgcgcccgcgcccgcccagGGAGTCGCAGGTCCGCGCGGCGCTCCGCGCGCTCGCCTGCTGCCGCGACCACGcgccctgcggcggcggcccccgccTGTGGGCCGCGGGCGAGGCCGGGGTCAGGGTGTGGGACCTCGCGGACGCCTTccgcacgccgccggcccggcAGCGCTGGGGCGACGAGGCGGCCGCGCCCTTCCGGGAGTCGCGCAGGACGCCTGCGGCGCTCTGCCTCGAGGCGGATCCCGGCCGCGGCGTGGTGTGGAGCGGCCACGAGGATGGACGGATCATGGGGTGGACCGCGGACCCTGGGCCGAACGTGGGGGAGTGCCTCGCGTGGGAGGCGCACAGTGGACCGGTCTTCGCGTTGACCGTCTCTCCCTACG GTGATTTGTGGTCTGGGTCGGAAGGGGGAGTAATCAAAGTATGGTATGGAGAAGCGATTGAGAAGTCACTCGTTTCACAGAGAGAAGAAAAGCGTAAGACCTCCTTTTTAGTTGAAAGATCATCCATTGACCTTAGAGACATGGTCAGTGATGGAGGGGCCTGTCCCTTGCCTGCCGTAGATGTAAAACTTCTATTGTCTGACAATTCTAGATCAAAAGTATGGAGTGCTGGTTACCTCTCATTTGCACTCTG GGATTCTCACACAAAGGAGCTTCTAAAAGTGTTCAATATTGACGGCCAAGTTGATACCCGTTTTGACATCTTATCTTCTCAGGATCCATATAGCTATGAAACAAAGCAAACCTTATTCTCCTCTCCAAGGAAAGAGAAAACTCGTAGTCCTGTTGGTTTCTTGCAGAGATCACGAAATGCTTTTTTGGGAGCAGCTGATGCAGTCCGGAGAGTTGCTGTTAAAGCAGGTTTTGGAGACGACACTCGAAGAATAGAAGCATTTACAATGTCGGCAGATGGGATGATCTGGACAGGATCTGCGAATGGCTCTCTTGCCCAATGGGATGGCAGTGGTAATCGTTTGCGAGAGTTCATGTATCACTCATCATCTGTTCAATGTATTTGCAACTTCAGAACAAGATTATGGGTGGGTTACATGGATGGTAACATCCAGCTGTTGGACCTTGAAGGCAACTTGTTAGGCGGATGGATTGCACATAATAGTCCAATTCTGAGTATAGCTGTTGGAGGTTCATATATCTTTACATTGGCTGGTCATGGGGGAATCCGCGGATGGAATTTGTCATCCCCCGGGCCTCTTGACAGCATTTTGCTTTCAGAGTTGATTGAGAAAGATGTGTCATACAAAAGTTTTGAGTATATGAAAGTATTAGTAGGTTCTTGGAATGTTGGGCAAGAAAAGGCATCCTATGAATCTTTAAGAGCTTGGCTCAAACTCCCAACACCAGAGGTTGGGGTGGTTGTAGTTGGATTGCAGGAGGTGGACATGGGTGCTGGTTTTCTTGCAATGTCTGCTGCCAAAGAAACG GTAGGGCTAGAGGGTAGTCCAAATGGAGAGTGGTGGTTGGATGTAATTGGCCAGATTTTGAAGGGCCACTCCTTTGTGCGTGTTGGTTCGAGGCAGATGGCTGGATTAATCATTGCTGTATG GGTCAGAATAAATCTTAAGCAGTTTATTGGAGATATTGACAATGCGGCAGTGGCATGTGGATTAGGGCGAGCAATCGGCAACAAG GGAGCAGTAGGATTGAGAATGAGAATACATGATAGAAGCATTTGCTTTATAAATTGTCATTTTGCTGCACATATGGAGGCTGTGAGCAGACGGAATGAAGACTTCGACCATGTATTCAGATCAATGACATTTTCTTCCCCTTCCAATGGATTATTGACAACATCAG TTTCTGGTTCTGCTGCTCAGCCTCTTCGAGGAGAAAAT GGATCAAGACTCCCCGAGTTGTCAGATACAGACATGATTGTGTTTCTTGGTGACTTCAATTATCGGCTTTCTGATATTTCTTATGATGAGGCAATGGGCTTGGTTTCCCGGAGACGATTTGACCGGCTGAGAGAGAATGATCAGTTACGGGCAGAAATGAGATATGGGAGAGTCTTCCAGGGGTTACGTGAAGGAGAATTCAAGTACCCCCCTACTTACAAATTTGACAAACACATAGCAGGCTTATCAG GGTATGATAGTAGTGAGAAAAAGCGCATTCCAGCCTGGTGCGATAGAATTCTATATCGAGACAGCAGGGCTAGTTCGAATATTGAGTGTTCTTTGGAATGTCCTGTGGTTGGTTCCATATCAAT gtACGACTCTTGCATGGAAGCAACAGACAGTGATCACAAACCTGTAAAATGTGTGTTTAAtttagatgttgctcatgttgaCAAGCAAACACTGAGGCAGAAATATGGGGAAATAATGACTTCAAATAAGAAAGTGCTGTACTTGCTTCAAGGCTTGGAGGCTTTCCCTGAAGTAAATATTAGCACTAACGATATCATTctgcaagatcaaaacctttctgTTGTGAAACTTCAAAACAGAAGTACAAAAGAGTTGGCTTGTTTTGAGATCATTGGTCAGACACCAAACTCGTCTGGCACACCTTTTTCAGGTTTCCCTTCTTGGCTGAAG GTTTCTCCAGCAGTTGGAGTAATTTTTCCAGGACAATCAGTGGAAGTGACATTGCAACATGGGCAACTACGAAGTCAGGACTATCTTACGAGCACTTCAGGGAGTAGTCCTGGAGCTGGCCAAGAAAAGGATGCGACGCTGctggtgatggtgatggtgacTGGAGTGTACTCGACAGCCGTGAGAGATCACAAGATACATGTACAGCACCGTAGCCGCAGGGACGCATTTCCGTCAAGAGGTTATAACTTTGCGGATCGATTCTTTGGTTGA